Proteins from one Mixophyes fleayi isolate aMixFle1 chromosome 9, aMixFle1.hap1, whole genome shotgun sequence genomic window:
- the LOC142101417 gene encoding protocadherin-8-like, producing MLGALTGTRLLLLTLCFPLCFGEFVHFYTYEEEPPGTVIAVLSQHSMFNSTEGPVGNFRLMKQFNNSFIHVRERDGQLSIGERIDREKICRRSPHCVLALDLVSLSEEQFKLFNVKVEVRDINDNSPRFPSSEILVDVSEAAPVGTRIPLQMAMDEDLGLHSVQNYLISGNKHFGIDVQTRADGLKYADLILMKDLDRESRSSYKLELVASDGGSPSLSGSATVQVRVLDFNDNSPTFEDSSITVDLMEDAPVGHLLLDLNAVDLDEGANGEIAYGFSAQVSEEVRELFKIDPKSGCVTLEGEVDFETKPSYEFDVQAQDLGPNPLTATCKITVHIVDVNDNAPIITITPLTSSDKGVVYISEAAAKDTFIALISTSDIDSGLNGKVHCILLGHDGHFKLQQAYEDSFMIVTTSLLDREHIAEYQLTLLAEDLGSPSLKTEKQYTIKVLDENDNAPSFTKPLYDVSILENNAPGAYITTVTAIDPDFEHNGKISYRLMEGKYMGQSLSTFVAIDADSGVVRAVRSLDYEKLKELDLEIEASDYGVPKLSTRTQLKIKIIDENDNPPKITSPLLDNGTAEILLPIGAPENYLVFRVKAVDADDGLNSQLSYTLQHNKHRLFTINRASGEVSLYRRIDPLQQQDFSIVVAVYDSGRPALFSNATIKFILTDSTPSNVEIVIMPSSEEDLQQVDMSIIFIAVLSGGCTLLLVAILFVACSCKKRSDHAKRELEESRIGRETEDTTNLKEFTTSSTDSCELSLSTENCSEMTSRGLCRDPHTASSFLFQSSISGPCRTDWQPDKSAGSTRRSHPEQYSAKDSGRGDSDFYDSASDTSGEGVRKGCGPPSQETTGAPHIEKAMAYHSAESQFIHRSNRSLYNGQYTIQYQKEYAVAYSMAPSYYNTYHPRLHNAHVPHYSIKDSYYHINHQPVQTDCERDPLYRSATLSPSRGHREFNYKPEIPMQTHSEEVATTF from the exons ATGCTTGGTGCCCTAACAGGTACAAGGCTGCTCTTGCTGACTCTGTGCTTTCCATTATGTTTTGGGGAATTTGTCCATTTCTACACCTATGAAGAGGAACCTCCTGGAACAGTCATTGCAGTTCTATCACAACATTCAATGTTTAACTCTACAGAGGGTCCTGTTGGTAATTTCCGTCTCATGAAGCAATTCAACAACTCCTTTATCCATGTCCGGGAGAGAGACGGCCAACTGAGCATTGGGGAGAGGATAGACCGGGAGAAGATCTGCAGAAGGTCTCCACACTGCGTCCTGGCTTTGGACTTGGTCAGCTTATCCGAGGAGCAGTTCAAACTATTTAACGTGAAAGTGGAGGTGAGGGACATTAATGACAACAGCCCACGGTTTCCCAGCTCTGAGATActcgtggatgtatctgaagctgctCCTGTGGGCACCAGGATCCCTTTGCAGATGGCCATGGATGAAGATCTAGGGCTACACTCTGTTCAGAACTATCTCATCTCGGGTAACAAGCACTTCGGCATTGATGTCCAGACCAGAGCAGATGGACTTAAATATGCAGACCTGATTCTCATGAAAGACCTTGACAGGGAAAGCCGGTCATCCTACAAGTTGGAGCTGGTGGCCAGTGATGGAGGGAGCCCTTCTCTATCAGGCAGTGCAACAGTACAGGTCCGTGTCCTGGACTTCAATGACAACAGCCCAACATTTGAGGACAGTTCCATCACTGTGGACTTGATGGAGGACGCTCCTGTAGGACACCTCTTACTGGACCTCAACGCAGTTGACCTAGATGAAGGTGCAAATGGAGAAATCGCGTATGGCTTTAGCGCACAGGTGTCTGAAGAGGTACGTGAGCTCTTTAAAATAGATCCAAAGTCTGGCTGTGTGACTTTAGAAGGGGAAGTTGACTTTGAAACCAAGCCATCCTATGAGTTTGATGTACAGGCTCAGGACTTGGGACCCAATCCGCTGACTGCGACCTGTAAGATCACTGTGCACATTGTAGATGTCAATGATAATGCcccaattattactattactccTCTGACTTCCAGCGACAAGGGGGTAGTTTATATATCCGAGGCAGCAGCTAAAGACACTTTCATTGCCTTGATCAGCACCTCGGACATAGACTCAGGATTAAATGGCAAAGTCCATTGCATCCTTCTTGGTCATGATGGGCACTTCAAGCTGCAACAAGCCTACGAGGACAGCTTTATGATAGTCACCACCTCGCTTCTAGACCGAGAACATATAGCTGAGTACCAGCTTACTCTGCTGGCTGAAGACCTAGGTTCTCCCTCATTGAAAACGGAGAAGCAGTACACCATCAAAGTGCTTGATGAAAATGACAATGCCCCTTCCTTTACTAAACCACTGTATGATGTGTCTATTCTGGAGAACAATGCCCCCGGGGCTTATATCACTACAGTAACTGCCATAGACCCTGACTTTGAGCACAATGGCAAAATTTCTTACAGATTGATGGAAGGGAAATATATGGGACAATCATTGTCTACCTTTGTTGCTATTGATGCTGACTCTGGAGTGGTGAGAGCTGTAAGATCTTTGGACTATGAAAAGCTTAAAGAGCTGGACCTGGAAATTGAGGCCAGTGACTATGGGGTCCCTAAACTTTCAACTCGTACTCAACTGAAAATCAAAATCATTGATGAAAACGACAACCCTCCTAAGATAACTTCTCCTCTGCTGGACAATGGCACTGCTGAAATCCTGTTGCCAATTGGTGCTCCAGAAaattatttagtgtttagggtgAAGGCTGTGGATGCAGATGATGGACTGAACTCACAATTGTCCTACACTCTACAGCACAATAAACATAGGTTATTTACCATCAACAGAGCAAGTGGTGAGGTTTCCTTATATAGACGAATTGACCCATTGCAACAACAGGACTTCAGTATTGTAGTGGCAGTATATGACAGTGGCAGACCTGCCCTGTTCTCCAATGCAACTATAAAGTTCATTCTCACTGACTCCACTCCATCCAATGTGGAGATAGTGATCATGCCATCATCGGAGGAAGATCTGCAACAGGTGGATATGTCCATCATCTTCATTGCTGTGTTGTCAGGAGGCTGTACATTGCTCCTAGTCGCCATCTTGTTTGTGGCCTGCTCCTGTAAAAAAAGATCTGATCATGCCAAGCGTGAGTTGGAAGAGTCCAGGATTGGAAGAGAGACAGAAGACACCACTAACCTGAAAGAGTTCACCACATCCTCTACTGACTCCTGCGAGCTGTCACTCAGCACAGAGAACTGCAGTGAGATGACCAGCAGGGGGCTCTGCAGAGACCCTCACACCGCTTCATCG tttctgtttcagAGCTCAATTTCTGGACCATGTAGGACTGACTGGCAACCAGACAAGTCAGCTGGAAGTACAAG gCGTTCACACCCAGAGCAATACAGTGCTAAGGACAGTGGCAGAGGTGACAGTGACTTCTATGACAGCGCCTCCGACACCAGCGGTGAAGGTGTGAGGAAGGGGTGCGGGCCGCCCTCCCAGGAGACAACTG GTGCGCCACATATTGAGAAAGCGATGGCATACCACAGTGCTGAAAGTCAGTTCATTCACAGAAGCAACAGATCTCTGTACAACGGGCAGTATACCATCCAGTACCAGAAGGAATATGCAGTGGCCTATTCAATGGCACCCTCATACTATAATACGTATCATCCCCGCTTACACAATGCTCACGTCCCGCATTACAGTATAAAGGACTCTTATTATCACATCAACCACCAGCCTGTACAGACAGACTGTGAGCGAGATCCGCTATACAGAAGTGCCACATTATCTCCATCCAGAGGACACAGAGAATTCAATTACAAGCCTGAAATTCCAATGCAGACACATTCCGAAGAAGTGGCTACCACGTTCTGA